In the genome of Thermoproteus tenax Kra 1, the window TACGGCGGCGCAGGAGAGGATAGAGGCGTACTGCCCGACGTCGAACGGATCAACCCCGAGGAGGGGCAACGGGTGAGGCCCCAACGGTGGAAACCCCGCCTAAGGCGAGGAGGGGGTCATGATTGCTTATACGCGCAACTCCGGATGGGGGATCCGCCCCGAGCTCTGGAGGAGGGAACTGCGTCGTCCAGCCCTGTGCCAGACAGCCCCGCGACCTGGTCAGCTTGGATAAGGACGCGGGCGAGGAGGAAGCCCCTGGGCGTGACGTCAGCGGCGGCCGCCTAAGGACAGAGGGCTGAATCAAGCTTAAATACTTGGGAGCACATCTCTCTATGCCGTCCCACGGCAGTTTGACCAAGGCGGGCAAAGTGAGATCCCAGACCCCCAAGATACCCCCGAAGCCCAAGAGGAATCTGACGCCGAGGAGGAGGAACTCGAGGAACTACAGAAGGAGGATAGTCTACGCAGCCCAGTCCGCCGAGGCGGCGGCCGAGTGATGGACTTCTCCACAGATGTATCGGCATCGTTGTTGCGGAGGGTCAGAGAGATAGAGTCAGTCCTGTCCGGCGTAGCGGAGCACCACCCCTATTGGCCGGCTGCCCACTATCTGACGCAGGCGCTCAGTTTGCTCTTCGAGAGATGGAACGGCCGTCTGACGCAGGAGGAGTTGGAGGAGATCAAATGGTATCTAGAGAAGGCGGCCCAGTCGTTGGGGCTGTTTCATACTTCTTGATTCGGAGGAAAATCCTGCGTCTTTGGCGCGGGCGGAAGGCCTAAATCATGCGCGTGCCTACAGCTGTGAGGGGCGGCGTCCCATGAGGGGCCTGCCCCAGTCGGGCTTGAGGCAGCTGGGTTGTCGGTGAAGGCATAGGCAGGGGAAGCCCCTAGCATGAACCGGGAATTGTCAGCGGCGGCCGCCTAGGGACAGACGGTTTAAGATAAGGCGGCAAAAATTTAAACCACCAATTTAGAATGGGCGGGGCCGGTAGTCTAGCGGAAGGATGCCCGCTTGGCGCGCGGGAGATCCCGGGTTCAAATCCCGGCCGGTCCACTAATCAGTTGGCCGCTCTCCTAGCGGTAGGCCCTCGCGTTTGTACTATTATTGAGCCGCCGACTTAGCGTCGGCTAAATGTACATCGAGGACTCTAGAGGTTATCGCCGATGAAAAACAAGGTTATAAGCGGGATCCGATGTGTTGGGAGTGGGCGATAATAATCTAAATATCAGAGCGGCTGAAGCCTCTGATATCCCACAGATAGTTGGTTTCACGAGGAACACGTTTTCGTGGGGCGACTATTTGCCCAACGTCATCAGCGAGTGGGTTAGAGCCGGCACAGCCTATGTTGCCGCGGCCCGCGACGAGGTCGTTGGAGTCATAAATGTCGAGCTACTGCCGACGGAAGTCGCTTGGCTTGAGGGCCTGAGGGTAAAGCCTAGCCACAGGGGGATCGGGGTT includes:
- a CDS encoding 30S ribosomal protein S30e; the protein is MPSHGSLTKAGKVRSQTPKIPPKPKRNLTPRRRNSRNYRRRIVYAAQSAEAAAE